Proteins from a genomic interval of Arachis hypogaea cultivar Tifrunner chromosome 10, arahy.Tifrunner.gnm2.J5K5, whole genome shotgun sequence:
- the LOC112717467 gene encoding methyl jasmonate esterase 1-like translates to MVQIKKHHQTLVFVLFLIILLSLTSKSGSSSSSESSKNRKHHFVLVHGSCHGAWSWYKVITLLKSWGHNVTALDLAASGVNQKQALELKSISEYFEPLTKFMASSVGESQRVVLVGHSLGGLAISHAMEHFPHKISVAVFAAALMPGPMLNISTINQEDQGYKKKRPLLDNYYAYDEGPNKSATRFFFGPNYLATYLYQLSPQQDWNLATTLVRPRKIFSDEDMINVLALSHTRYGSVSRVFVMTENDHSVDPKFQRWMITYNPPNCVVEISGSDHMVMMSKHIELSHNLQIVANRYD, encoded by the exons ATGGTGCAAATAAAGAAGCATCACCAAACACTAGTTTTCGTCTTGTTCTTGATTATCCTATTGTCTTTAACAAGCAAGTcaggatcatcatcatcatcagagtcaTCAAAAAATCGAAAGCATCACTTTGTTTTAGTGCATGGATCGTGCCACGGAGCATGGTCGTGGTACAAGGTTATTACACTTCTCAAATCATGGGGTCACAATGTGACTGCCTTAGACTTGGCAGCTTCAGGGGTCAACCAAAAGCAGGCTTTGGAGCTCAAATCAATTTCTGAGTACTTTGAGCCTCTGACTAAGTTCATGGCTTCATCAGTGGGTGAAAGTCAAAGAGTAGTTCTTGTTGGTCATAGCCTTGGTGGCCTAGCCATATCCCATGCCATGGAACATTTTCCTCATAAGATTTCTGTGGCGGTCTTTGCTGCTGCTTTGATGCCTGGTCCAATGCTCAATATCTCCACCATTAATCAAGAAGACCAG GGATATAAAAAGAAAAGGCCATTGCTAGACAATTACTACGCTTATGATGAAGGACCAAACAAATCTGCCACGAGATTCTTCTTCGGGCCAAACTACCTCGCTACTTACTTATATCAACTTAGCCCACAACAG GACTGGAATCTAGCAACAACACTGGTAAGACCACGAAAAATATTTAGTGATGAAGATATGATAAATGTGTTAGCCCTATCGCACACAAGATACGGTTCAGTGAGTCGCGTCTTTGTTATGACGGAAAATGATCATTCTGTAGATCCGAAATTTCAACGGTGGATGATTACATATAATCCTCCTAATTGTGTTGTTGAGATCTCGGGATCCGATCACATGGTCATGATGTCCAAGCACATTGAGCTTTCTCATAATTTACAAATAGTTGCAAACCGTTATGATTAA
- the LOC112715495 gene encoding L-type lectin-domain containing receptor kinase VII.1-like: MGNFLLVYEYMDNGSLDKRVFCDESMMLNCEERIRNIKGVAFAVLYLHEGWEEQVLHRDIKASNVLLDKDMNGKLGDFGLARMHSHGQVASTTKLVGTVGYMAPEVIKTGQASTRTDVYMFGILILEVMCGRRPMEEGKPPLVEFVWGLMVKGELMNALDERLSAKGDFNLQQVEKVLQLGLLCAYPEPKSRPNMRQVVSILEGNNEGGEESENENADTCLLLKLKSGDIFSEYSNYFSYSTHPTFEDIRQSNTSSMSLTWSKSVVEGR, translated from the coding sequence ATGGGAAATTTCTTGTTAGTTTATGAATACATGGATAATGGGAGTTTGGATAAGAGAGTGTTTTGTGATGAGAGCATGATGCTGAACTGTGAAGAGAGAATAAGAAATATCAAAGGTGTGGCCTTTGCTGTGTTGTATTTGCATGAAGGTTGGGAAGAACAAGTTCTGCATAGGGACATCAAAGCTAGCAATGTGTTACTTGATAAGGATATGAATGGAAAGCTTGGAGACTTTGGATTAGCAAGAATGCATAGCCATGGCCAAGTTGCTAGCACAACAAAGTTGGTTGGAACAGTTGGTTACATGGCTCCAGAAGTGATCAAGACCGGACAAGCCTCGACTCGCACGGATGTGTACATGTTTGGAATCTTGATTTTAGAGGTCATGTGTGGAAGGAGGCCTATGGAAGAAGGTAAGCCACCTCTTGTGGAGTTTGTGTGGGGACTAATGGTTAAAGGGGAACTAATGAATGCACTTGATGAGAGGTTAAGTGCTAAAGGAGACTTCAATCTGCAACAAGTTGAGAAGGTTCTTCAGTTGGGATTGTTGTGTGCATACCCTGAACCAAAATCAAGACCAAACATGAGACAAGTTGTGAGTATTTTAGAAGGGAACAATGAGGGAGGAGAAGAATCAGAGAATGAGAATGCGGATACTTGTTTGCTTCTAAAGTTGAAATCTGGGGATATTTTTTCTGAGTATTCTAATTATTTTAGCTATTCAACACACCCAACATTTGAAGATATTCGCCAGTCTAATACTTCTTCAATGTCTCTTACTTGGTCTAAATCTGTAGTTGAGGGTAGATGA
- the LOC112715498 gene encoding uncharacterized protein isoform X1: MECECSRWSSEGIPCRHMFCAMKRVGLQKLPDSLLLRRWSKDAKKYLDESSAGGTTQDREREFLMRYGALSVAATWMVFLGVQDGPSFHDTMNEVCRWTQTLEQKSDLKRQTTDSTTPNFVGDPSVVKTKGAPKGKKERGKRRCTKCNSAGHVKNKCPVRNDGDDLGDKTGNGAQASFGTKEKLSKDPMASQETLAVPNTEVNVPVQQESGLGDSGLINGHENPIPPYGSHQWLLQVVQQGHYSKFNGMQ; encoded by the exons ATGGAGTGTGAATGTAGTCGGTGGAGTAGTGAAGGCATTCCTTGCAGGCACATGTTTTGTGCAATGAAAAGGGTAGGTTTACAGAAGTTGCCAGATAGTCTTCTTTTGAGAAGATGGTCGAAGGATGCCAAGAAGTATCTGGATGAAAGTTCTGCTGGAGGCACTACGCAAGACAGAGAAAGAGAATTTTTAATGCGCTATGGCGCATTATCAGTGGCAGCTACGTGGATGGTATTCTTAGGAGTTCAAGATGGTCCTTCTTTCCATGACACTATGAATGAAGTCTGTCGTTGGACCCAAACACTAGAACAAAAATCTGACTTGAAAAGACAAACAACAGATTCTACCACGCCAAACTTTGTTGGTGACCCTTCGGTGGTCAAGACAAAAGGAGCACCCAAGGGGAAAAAGGAAAGGGGTAAACGGAGGTGCACTAAATGCAACAGTGCTGGTCATGTAAAGAATAAATGTCCTGTGAGGAATGACGGTGACGATTTGGGGGATAAGACTGGTAATGGCGCACAAGCTAGCTTTGGTACCAAGGAG AAGCTTTCCAAGGACCCTATGGCTTCTCAAGAGACATTAGCAGTGCCAAATACAGAAGTAAATGTACCTGTGCAGCAAGAGTCTGGGCTAGGTGATTCAGGATTGATTAATGGCCATGAGAATCCCATCCCACCGTATGGAAGTCATCAGTGGCTATTACAG GTTGTACAACAAGGACATTATTCGAAGTTCAATGGGATGCAGTAG
- the LOC112715498 gene encoding uncharacterized protein isoform X2 produces the protein MECECSRWSSEGIPCRHMFCAMKRVGLQKLPDSLLLRRWSKDAKKYLDESSAGGTTQDREREFLMRYGALSVAATWMVFLGVQDGPSFHDTMNEVCRWTQTLEQKSDLKRQTTDSTTPNFVGDPSVVKTKGAPKGKKERGKRRCTKCNSAGHVKNKCPVRNDGDDLGDKTGNGAQASFGTKELSKDPMASQETLAVPNTEVNVPVQQESGLGDSGLINGHENPIPPYGSHQWLLQVVQQGHYSKFNGMQ, from the exons ATGGAGTGTGAATGTAGTCGGTGGAGTAGTGAAGGCATTCCTTGCAGGCACATGTTTTGTGCAATGAAAAGGGTAGGTTTACAGAAGTTGCCAGATAGTCTTCTTTTGAGAAGATGGTCGAAGGATGCCAAGAAGTATCTGGATGAAAGTTCTGCTGGAGGCACTACGCAAGACAGAGAAAGAGAATTTTTAATGCGCTATGGCGCATTATCAGTGGCAGCTACGTGGATGGTATTCTTAGGAGTTCAAGATGGTCCTTCTTTCCATGACACTATGAATGAAGTCTGTCGTTGGACCCAAACACTAGAACAAAAATCTGACTTGAAAAGACAAACAACAGATTCTACCACGCCAAACTTTGTTGGTGACCCTTCGGTGGTCAAGACAAAAGGAGCACCCAAGGGGAAAAAGGAAAGGGGTAAACGGAGGTGCACTAAATGCAACAGTGCTGGTCATGTAAAGAATAAATGTCCTGTGAGGAATGACGGTGACGATTTGGGGGATAAGACTGGTAATGGCGCACAAGCTAGCTTTGGTACCAAGGAG CTTTCCAAGGACCCTATGGCTTCTCAAGAGACATTAGCAGTGCCAAATACAGAAGTAAATGTACCTGTGCAGCAAGAGTCTGGGCTAGGTGATTCAGGATTGATTAATGGCCATGAGAATCCCATCCCACCGTATGGAAGTCATCAGTGGCTATTACAG GTTGTACAACAAGGACATTATTCGAAGTTCAATGGGATGCAGTAG